The window ATACCAAAAAACGTTCTACTTACGTATTGGACTCTCTTCTCCAATGTTACGATAGAAAAGAATATATTCTGCATATTTTACATCTCCAAGTGTTTTTCTCGTTCCCTTTATTCCAGGCCCTTTGCTTTTATGAGCAAGAATGAATATACGCTCCTTGCATTTTTCCGTTTTTCCATTTGATGCAGTTTTGTGAAGAGTGCTTTCAAAAATCTTAGTTTCCTCGGGAATACATGCCATGATAAATGCTTGGATATAACTACATGCATAATAAAATAGCTCAAACGTTTATATGCTTTATCTGCTGACAAAGGGTAATAACCTTAATACTACGCAGTAATAAGGTTATTACATTTTGTCACTTTGTTATTACACTAGAAAAAAAACACGGACCATTCGAAACTAAAACGTAAAAACATTTCAGATTTGTATGGTGTTTCATACGAATCTTAAACGCTCAAATTAGGAGCTCTTTGAAAAGAGGGTCGGCTGGTCCAGCTTGACAGGCTTACTTGGGTAGTTAAAGTTAAACTTTTGCACAGCTTTTTTTCACCCTGTTGAACCAAGCATGCTATACATCACATAATATACCTTGCTTTGGCATTACGCATGTGCAATCTTCACCTTCGTCcccaatttttttgtctttttgatataagaaaaatgggtttacaaaaaataaaaacgatgaTTCAAAAGTTACAATTTGTAAGCTTTGTGGACCCGAATACTGGGTCTGAGGGTAAGAAAATTTACTGAAGAAAAGGCTATAAAGTAGTTTTCAAATCCTGAGTGATTTCAATTTATGCACGAGGCCCTGAAGAATACTCAAAGTTTGCGATGCTCCTTTAAGTGACaaacaagataaaaaaacaaGGCGAAGGATTTCTTTTGTGTTCGTATGCGGAGCCGTTCATTTAAGATGCCGAAGTCTATAGAAGTAACAAGGTTTTTACTACTTTGCCACAATATACTCGTATGACCTGATTCTTGGGTGACTGTGATATGAATTATGTAGTTGGTATTAATGTAGTCTAACGTAAATACTGAATTAAAAGATTAGAAACTAATAAACGAcgatttttattaatattttttattaaatataccTATTGAGATGTATATATAATACCTATTGAGATGTATATAGATATAGAAAGTAGGACATAAAGCAGAAAGTTAATTGAATGCTCGGTcattaagaaaaattttcttAGGTAAGATTATTATATGGGCACCTCTCTATCCcgattttctatttttcttattGCTGGTTGGCAAGAAGGGGATAATTCTGGCGTCCCTGGCTGGTAGTTGTGTATATTAGAAGTTTTTAATTATAATACATCCTTTGATTGTTTGACGCattctttctttgttttctgaGTAACAAAAATGGTGTAGATAAAGCACGAATTGAAAATAAGCCAAATcaagaaacaattttttgctCATTAAATAAtttgtgtcttttttattaatattatatacagtagaaaataaaatttacaacaTTATGTACATGATTTGCTTTCAATACAAACGGGAGTTGGGAACCCTACTCACTTTCATAGTCTGAGGTATATCGAACATTTACATCAGTAGTACCATCACTGCGTCTTGTGAAAGTTGTACTTTTCACATTTCTTGTTGTGATTACTTCGGCTCCGGCATTCGTAAAATTAACGGATACTTTCCGCTCCCTAGTCTTACTGGGGCATGTATTGCTTCTCCACGGTCCTTCGTGAACTGCAGGCCTGGCGGAAACTGGTTCGCTTACTCCTCTTATTCGAAATTCTTCTGCGATTTCATTTTCCAGAGAAGTATTTACGCTGACCTCCGAAGAAAATGCCGAGTCGACTGGCTTGTCAAAAGACTCGgccttttcgccactaaaacaaataaaatacaaaCTGATTAGGGTTTGTACACTAACATATGCATCATCCTCGTCCACAGGGTGTCTTAGCACCTGAGTTGTTGCTACAAAGCGACCGCTATTTAATTAACAGAAATGGCAAAATACACAAAACCTTCGCCAATTTGGTGTGAAAAACTGAAAAATTGGTGTTTAGCTTACTTTTTTGGATTATTTTCCAAATTAGGGCTTCATTACGAATTTTTTTATACAGGTAATTTGGGAATGAGACTAAGCTCCGTTTCAATTACTCGTTTGGAACACTATGGTTAGTTACGAGATGGAAACGATAATTGAAAGGAGACTGTTAAAAGCTTGTTTGATAAAACTAACATTTTACCTTTCTTGGACGGGCGGTTTAACGTCATCATATATCTAGAAAATACGGATATACGGAAATATATAACCTTTTCAAACTGTGATTAcaacaatcagaaaaaaagttgaaatctATGATATTTTACTCACGTTTTCTGTAGTGGTTGTTTGTAGTTTGACGGCTTCACTGAAAGCGTCACACCATTGTGACATTTCTTCCTCATTTTGTGTGTAGAGGTAAAACGATCTGTTTTTTTCTTCCGATGAAATATTTAAAGTCATGCCCATCATATCCATACCTCTCACACGCTGAACGTTAGGTTGCTGAATGAAAGTGACGTCACTGTTTATATACAGAATccctgttaaaaaataatttggttATATCATTAAAAAGTGTGGAAAAAAGGATATATAAAAAGGTTTGTTTTCTTGCCAATAAAAAGTCTTACGTAATGGCCGCTTCTTCATCAGCATCTCATCTTCAGATTTCCAATAAAACAGAGCATATCCGTTTGAAACGTATGTACCCAAATTTCCTTTTTTGGAGCTCTGTTCAGCATGCAGAGTTTTACTCAGCTTAAAATACCGCAATTTGGCCTTCTGTATTTTACCACTGGGTGGAGTTTTTCGAAGATATCCTTCTACGTGCGCCATTTCATTTGGATTTTTgcgtatattttatatatttataggcTTAAGCCGAACGTCAAGAAGTTCCAAAAAACGGATGAAAATTCCCTTCAAACATGGGGAATATTGTAATGCTAATGCCATTCAAACTTATTTTCATATGGATTACATTATCGCCACAAGAGATCTGTTCTAATGGCAGAGTATGACACGAAAGTTTTTGAACTGAAAGTACGCATTCTGCTTGTTTCTGTAGAGTTTAAAAAGGTCatctttttataagcaatttaGGATTTTGGTCAGATCTCAAGTTGCTTATATTTTAGCCAATATTTAGATGCGAAGTTGTTTGATGTTGCTTAATTTTATTCAACTTATTTTCGTAATTTAcgcaaaagaagaaaaaagtcatattttaatgaaagaaaattcttgaaaataaaCTGAAGTGtgctataaaaaaagttattgtaTCTCttcttttgaagttttatttcttAAGTTGAAATGCCTTTTCTACtttcgaattttaaaattaaaccaaaaattaaTCAATTGCGAAACTAAGTTCCCctaatgtttttgaaaaaccaTTGAATcgtgaaaatatttgaaattcttGAAGACAATGAGTAAAACGACGTGTAAAGAATGTACTATTAATTTTGATGCCATATAGTGATATACtttatttttcttagttttcataaataaaaCAGTTCCAA is drawn from Hydractinia symbiolongicarpus strain clone_291-10 chromosome 8, HSymV2.1, whole genome shotgun sequence and contains these coding sequences:
- the LOC130654500 gene encoding uncharacterized protein LOC130654500; its protein translation is MAHVEGYLRKTPPSGKIQKAKLRYFKLSKTLHAEQSSKKGNLGTYVSNGYALFYWKSEDEMLMKKRPLRILYINSDVTFIQQPNVQRVRGMDMMGMTLNISSEEKNRSFYLYTQNEEEMSQWCDAFSEAVKLQTTTTENIYDDVKPPVQESGEKAESFDKPVDSAFSSEVSVNTSLENEIAEEFRIRGVSEPVSARPAVHEGPWRSNTCPSKTRERKVSVNFTNAGAEVITTRNVKSTTFTRRSDGTTDVNVRYTSDYESE